In Candidatus Poribacteria bacterium, a genomic segment contains:
- a CDS encoding D-2-hydroxyacid dehydrogenase: protein MRILIHFAFDVAQIETFQQIAHKYGDHEVCHATNEEEALQFAPDTEVILGLFLPSVCAVAPNLRWIQSNSAGMDNFLFPEIIKRDDVTVTNMAGLYASQGGEHAWALLLSLARGIPHVMGSDGRRAWQMPAVELTGSTLGIIGLGGFGMEMVQRARGYDMTILAVDPVRQDKPDEVAELKSATRENLHELLRRSDAVLLACPKTPETYHLIGSVELAAMKQTAYLVNVTRGGIIDEDALVDALKNGEIAGAGLDVTEIEPPPPESPLWDAPNLIITPHRAGSSQHRPRKTFEFFCENLERYLKGEPLRNVVGKRRGF from the coding sequence ATGAGAATACTGATCCACTTTGCCTTCGACGTAGCGCAGATCGAAACCTTCCAACAGATTGCACACAAATACGGCGACCACGAAGTCTGTCACGCCACCAACGAAGAGGAAGCCCTCCAATTTGCCCCCGATACGGAGGTCATATTGGGGCTTTTTCTGCCCTCCGTGTGTGCGGTGGCTCCGAACCTACGCTGGATCCAATCCAACAGCGCAGGCATGGACAACTTTCTGTTTCCGGAAATCATCAAGAGAGATGATGTGACAGTTACCAACATGGCAGGGCTCTACGCAAGCCAAGGCGGCGAACACGCCTGGGCGTTGCTTTTGTCTCTTGCGCGAGGCATCCCACACGTCATGGGGAGTGATGGACGTCGTGCGTGGCAGATGCCAGCGGTTGAACTGACAGGCAGTACGCTTGGTATAATCGGTTTGGGCGGCTTTGGTATGGAGATGGTGCAGCGGGCTCGCGGTTACGATATGACAATCTTGGCTGTAGACCCGGTACGCCAGGACAAGCCGGACGAGGTCGCTGAGCTAAAATCTGCAACGCGGGAAAATCTGCACGAGTTACTTAGGCGTTCGGACGCGGTTCTCCTCGCTTGCCCCAAAACCCCGGAGACCTATCATCTGATTGGAAGCGTAGAACTCGCTGCTATGAAACAGACTGCCTACCTAGTCAACGTCACTCGCGGCGGTATTATTGACGAAGATGCCCTCGTTGACGCACTAAAGAATGGCGAAATTGCCGGTGCTGGCTTAGACGTGACAGAAATTGAACCACCCCCGCCGGAGAGTCCACTCTGGGATGCTCCTAATCTTATTATCACACCGCACAGGGCCGGTTCCTCGCAACATCGTCCGCGCAAAACTTTCGAATTTTTCTGCGAAAACTTGGAACGCTACCTGAAGGGGGAACCGCTGCGGAACGTTGTCGGTAAGAGACGTGGGTTCTAA
- a CDS encoding amidohydrolase family protein — translation MIIDSHQHAYYHGRNPAGVIAEMDEFGIDVTWLLTWYHPPAEDAPGSCHAFNPCNVRPDGTHAGATLEELLGARDTYPDRFIAGYCPCPSEGDAPALFEAAYHMHGVRVCGEWSYRMLLDDPRALELFRRAGELKCPVVLHMDVPYLPNENGGQVYQTYWYGGGAAPLERTLQACPETTFIGHAPGFWRYISGDADSDPATYPRGPITPSGQVQRLLDIYPNLYADLSAGSGLGALQRDIGHAREFLTHNADRLLFGRDQHGQALQLFLQGLELPDEVGKKIFYENALRLVPL, via the coding sequence ATGATTATCGACTCACACCAGCACGCATACTATCACGGGCGCAATCCTGCTGGCGTCATTGCCGAAATGGATGAATTCGGAATCGACGTAACTTGGCTTCTAACTTGGTATCATCCACCGGCGGAGGATGCGCCGGGCAGCTGTCATGCTTTTAATCCCTGCAATGTCCGACCGGACGGGACGCATGCGGGTGCTACGTTGGAGGAACTACTAGGAGCGCGAGATACATATCCGGATCGTTTTATTGCCGGATATTGTCCCTGCCCCTCGGAGGGAGATGCCCCTGCGCTTTTCGAAGCCGCCTATCACATGCACGGGGTGCGGGTCTGTGGAGAGTGGAGCTACCGAATGTTATTGGATGACCCACGTGCATTGGAACTATTCCGCAGAGCCGGCGAACTCAAGTGCCCGGTAGTGCTACATATGGATGTTCCCTATCTGCCAAACGAGAACGGTGGGCAGGTTTACCAAACCTACTGGTATGGCGGTGGCGCGGCTCCGCTAGAACGCACTTTGCAAGCCTGCCCGGAAACGACTTTCATTGGTCATGCCCCCGGCTTCTGGCGATATATCAGTGGCGATGCCGACAGCGATCCAGCGACATATCCGCGTGGGCCGATTACACCTAGTGGTCAAGTACAACGACTTCTCGATATTTACCCTAACCTCTACGCAGACCTGTCGGCTGGATCCGGACTAGGCGCATTGCAGCGGGATATAGGCCACGCGCGCGAATTTCTCACCCATAATGCAGATCGCCTACTTTTTGGTCGCGATCAACATGGTCAGGCGCTCCAACTGTTTTTACAAGGGCTTGAACTGCCTGATGAGGTAGGGAAGAAAATTTTCTATGAAAATGCGTTGCGTTTGGTACCTCTCTAG
- a CDS encoding mannonate dehydratase: MAKHPMDNIEPGIKVTAQMSPEPTEEDLQFTQQMGVEYVVLWTDGEHANYDYFMSRREIFENAGLKIYGFGNSDVHNQDAIVLNLPNRDTKIEQYKRYIRDLGRAGIPYTTYAHMGNGIWSTERETTRGGASARGFDLDKAEEGHWRDKSYRMPLSHGREYSEQEIWDNYTHFIKEAAPVAEEAGVMIGIHPDDPPVPKLAGIPRCIFSSFEGYKRALEIADSPNVGMCLCVGCWLEGGELMGKDVLESMRFFGEWGKVFKVHFRNVDQPLPHFVETFVDNGYQDMYQVMKVMREVNFKGVAIPDHIPSMVGDRSGTAYTIAYMNALVKRANEEVTAA; the protein is encoded by the coding sequence ATGGCAAAACACCCAATGGACAATATCGAGCCGGGTATCAAAGTAACAGCACAGATGTCCCCAGAACCAACTGAGGAGGATCTACAATTCACCCAGCAGATGGGGGTCGAATATGTAGTACTCTGGACAGATGGGGAACACGCCAATTACGACTATTTCATGAGTCGCCGCGAGATTTTCGAGAACGCCGGATTAAAGATTTACGGTTTCGGCAATAGTGATGTCCATAATCAGGATGCAATTGTGTTGAACCTACCCAACCGCGATACGAAGATCGAGCAGTACAAGCGCTATATCCGCGATCTTGGTCGCGCCGGAATTCCATATACCACCTATGCTCACATGGGAAATGGGATCTGGAGCACGGAGCGTGAAACAACCCGTGGTGGTGCCAGCGCAAGGGGATTTGACCTCGATAAAGCGGAAGAAGGACACTGGCGAGACAAAAGTTATCGGATGCCGCTCTCACACGGACGCGAATATTCGGAACAGGAAATTTGGGACAACTACACCCATTTCATCAAGGAAGCCGCTCCTGTCGCGGAAGAAGCCGGAGTGATGATAGGCATCCATCCTGATGACCCACCCGTGCCAAAGCTAGCAGGCATCCCACGCTGTATCTTCAGCAGCTTTGAAGGCTACAAACGAGCGCTCGAAATCGCCGACAGTCCCAACGTTGGAATGTGTCTCTGTGTTGGCTGCTGGCTAGAGGGGGGCGAGTTGATGGGTAAGGATGTCCTAGAGTCCATGCGCTTCTTTGGTGAATGGGGCAAGGTCTTCAAGGTGCATTTCCGAAATGTAGACCAACCGCTGCCACACTTTGTCGAGACCTTTGTGGACAATGGATATCAGGACATGTACCAAGTGATGAAAGTGATGCGCGAAGTGAACTTCAAGGGCGTTGCGATTCCAGACCACATCCCATCTATGGTGGGAGATCGAAGTGGGACAGCATATACCATCGCCTACATGAACGCACTCGTCAAACGCGCGAATGAGGAGGTTACTGCCGCGTAG
- a CDS encoding phosphopantothenate/pantothenate synthetase: protein MSDVPESHPRYASLKLRDTIVAGVESGVTSIHGLMAHGRGEAFDYLIGEKTHPFAMDAIRAGAAILLDAEHPVISVNGNVAALVPGELVAFSNVLKAPLEVNIFHTSKEREVAIREHLEKHGAVHVLMPTTEAQLSFIDSNRKFVHPEGISRADVVFVPLEDGDRCEALQKMGKTVITVDLNPMSRTAQAAGVTIVDNVVRALPLLIQEVQTLQNATLTELKKIISQYTNAKSLQAAVQCIRRER, encoded by the coding sequence ATGAGCGATGTTCCTGAAAGTCATCCCCGGTATGCATCGTTGAAGCTGAGGGATACAATAGTCGCCGGCGTAGAGAGTGGAGTGACCTCCATCCACGGATTGATGGCACATGGGCGTGGCGAAGCGTTTGACTACCTCATCGGAGAAAAAACACATCCCTTCGCTATGGATGCAATCCGCGCCGGGGCAGCCATCCTGCTGGACGCCGAACATCCCGTAATCTCCGTTAACGGTAATGTTGCGGCACTGGTGCCAGGTGAATTGGTGGCCTTCTCTAATGTCCTCAAAGCCCCGTTGGAGGTGAACATTTTCCACACCTCAAAAGAACGGGAGGTTGCGATACGAGAGCATCTCGAGAAGCATGGGGCGGTTCATGTATTGATGCCTACAACGGAGGCACAACTTTCGTTTATTGATTCAAATCGGAAGTTCGTCCATCCAGAAGGTATCTCTCGTGCCGATGTCGTGTTCGTTCCACTTGAGGATGGCGATCGCTGTGAAGCACTGCAGAAAATGGGTAAAACAGTGATAACGGTTGACCTCAACCCAATGTCGCGGACTGCCCAGGCGGCTGGTGTGACTATTGTGGACAATGTGGTGCGGGCTTTGCCGCTGCTAATTCAGGAGGTTCAAACCTTACAAAACGCCACGCTAACGGAATTAAAGAAAATCATCTCCCAATATACCAACGCCAAGAGCCTGCAAGCCGCAGTCCAATGCATTCGCCGAGAACGGTGA